The proteins below come from a single Tissierella sp. MB52-C2 genomic window:
- a CDS encoding GNAT family N-acetyltransferase, producing MIKGVDISDLERVAKYAYQLNLDPQHKCKAFPTDYNDILRQFENMINHPNDELLILTDDINILGVLALLVEPEDMYLEAIGGVFAENNYEAVAKEFYAYLKDSYKGYRFDAAYPEENEQAINFMESIGAELLDLDYELRLSKNEYKSIAEIGNIIVLNEKHYESFIEIHNKFYPNVYWTGERLLEALDKFDIFIILEGDEVVGSIVTSKFSNEIYLMEVAEDKQNLGYGTALINKSIKHASNNGADELMVMVGKNNSVAIHLYEKLGFKKTDTCLTYSMKLG from the coding sequence ATGATTAAAGGTGTAGATATATCAGATTTAGAACGCGTAGCAAAGTATGCATATCAACTTAATTTAGATCCACAACATAAGTGTAAAGCATTTCCTACTGATTATAATGATATTTTAAGACAATTTGAAAATATGATTAATCATCCTAATGATGAATTACTGATATTAACAGATGATATTAACATTTTAGGTGTGTTGGCTTTACTTGTAGAACCAGAAGATATGTATTTAGAGGCTATAGGTGGAGTTTTCGCGGAAAATAATTATGAAGCTGTAGCGAAGGAGTTTTATGCATATTTGAAAGATAGTTATAAGGGATATCGGTTTGATGCAGCTTATCCTGAGGAGAATGAACAGGCAATAAATTTTATGGAGTCAATTGGAGCTGAGTTATTAGATCTTGATTATGAATTGAGATTAAGTAAGAATGAATATAAGAGCATAGCTGAAATTGGCAATATTATCGTGTTGAACGAAAAGCATTATGAGAGTTTTATTGAGATTCATAATAAGTTTTACCCTAATGTATATTGGACAGGAGAGAGATTATTAGAGGCTTTGGATAAATTTGATATCTTTATTATCTTAGAGGGGGATGAAGTAGTAGGTTCAATTGTTACTAGCAAGTTTTCGAATGAGATTTATTTAATGGAAGTAGCAGAAGATAAACAAAATCTTGGCTATGGAACAGCTTTAATCAATAAGTCGATAAAACATGCTAGTAATAATGGGGCTGATGAGCTGATGGTCATGGTAGGGAAGAATAATTCGGTTGCAATTCATCTGTATGAAAAGTTGGGATTTAAAAAAACAGATACATGTTTAACATATTCTATGAAGTTAGGATAA
- a CDS encoding CPBP family intramembrane glutamic endopeptidase, producing the protein MNKQKFNNYIAIPIIISLLYTIYFYVVIKFIIECNMLISINNITINNVGTKFIGDFFIMLLVPLILVVIYRKKLIEFKLQFIHTYLQYVLIAIMMVLFLLHGDFTIRGYYKFFFYLVVVGFGEEFIFRGYVYNELLRHNKFLAVIVSGFFWGILHAVLPGLLAGDGLRQIGIRMLSDIGEGIVAGYYFIYLLEKSKSLFIPVFVHAILDYTVGGIGVLTAIGTGVYFFILDRKKLHKSL; encoded by the coding sequence ATGAATAAGCAAAAGTTTAATAATTATATAGCTATACCAATAATAATTTCATTACTTTATACAATTTATTTTTATGTAGTAATAAAGTTCATTATAGAATGCAATATGCTGATTAGTATTAATAATATTACGATTAATAATGTAGGCACAAAATTTATTGGTGATTTTTTCATAATGTTATTAGTTCCACTTATTTTGGTAGTGATTTATAGAAAAAAGTTAATAGAATTCAAACTTCAGTTTATACATACATATCTTCAATACGTTTTAATAGCAATTATGATGGTACTTTTTCTTTTACATGGAGATTTTACAATAAGAGGGTATTATAAGTTTTTCTTTTATCTAGTTGTAGTTGGTTTTGGAGAAGAATTTATTTTTCGTGGATACGTTTATAATGAGTTGCTAAGACATAATAAGTTTTTGGCGGTTATTGTAAGTGGTTTCTTTTGGGGTATTTTACATGCAGTATTGCCGGGACTATTGGCTGGAGATGGTTTAAGGCAAATAGGAATTAGAATGCTCAGTGATATAGGTGAAGGAATTGTTGCAGGTTACTACTTTATATATCTTCTAGAGAAATCCAAATCACTATTTATACCTGTATTTGTTCATGCAATATTAGATTATACAGTAGGAGGAATAGGAGTTCTTACTGCTATAGGCACAGGAGTTTATTTTTTTATACTAGATAGAAAGAAATTACATAAGTCATTATAG
- a CDS encoding 5'-3' exonuclease H3TH domain-containing protein — protein sequence MERLLLVDGHNLLFQMFYGIPARILGKDNKPIHAIVGFLGALLKIIKNIEPSNIVVIFDGESGSDRVEINPEYKANRMDYTDIEESDNPFSQLEDIMKSLGYIDIRYFETTNGFEADDVIASYVKMYREKMKIFIVSNDTDFLQLVDKNVSLYVYRGKNTIIYDEEKVFQRYGVKSALFADYKALIGDKSDNLKGVPKVGPKTATKLINQYGGVHNILENLTNIQLPSIKTTLNENITRVKVNLDLIKLTGNAPLPFLIDDTIYNYNNEKSATMKILKDTGII from the coding sequence ATGGAAAGGTTATTATTAGTAGATGGACATAACCTACTGTTTCAAATGTTTTATGGAATACCTGCAAGAATACTGGGTAAAGATAACAAGCCTATTCATGCAATAGTAGGTTTCCTAGGGGCATTATTAAAAATAATAAAAAATATTGAACCATCTAATATTGTTGTTATTTTTGATGGTGAAAGTGGAAGCGACCGTGTAGAAATTAATCCAGAATATAAAGCTAACAGAATGGATTACACTGATATTGAAGAAAGTGATAATCCTTTTTCACAGTTAGAAGATATAATGAAATCTTTAGGATACATAGATATAAGATATTTTGAAACAACCAATGGTTTTGAGGCAGATGATGTCATTGCAAGTTATGTAAAAATGTATAGAGAAAAAATGAAGATATTTATTGTTTCAAATGATACTGATTTTTTACAACTTGTTGATAAGAATGTATCTTTATACGTTTATCGTGGTAAAAACACAATTATATATGATGAAGAAAAAGTATTTCAACGGTACGGAGTCAAATCAGCCTTGTTTGCAGATTATAAAGCTCTTATTGGCGATAAGTCTGATAATTTAAAAGGGGTTCCCAAAGTTGGACCTAAAACTGCAACAAAGCTGATTAATCAGTATGGTGGTGTGCATAATATTCTAGAAAACTTAACAAATATACAACTGCCATCAATAAAAACAACACTTAATGAAAACATCACAAGAGTTAAAGTTAATTTAGATTTGATTAAATTAACTGGAAATGCTCCTTTACCTTTTTTAATTGATGATACTATATATAACTATAATAATGAAAAGTCTGCAACTATGAAAATCCTTAAAGATACTGGTATTATTTAG
- a CDS encoding NUDIX hydrolase — translation MSWVNLIKEFVPFNEQERKDKEATLRYINMFDDILERDNEMIHITSSGFVINKNRDKVLMVNHNIFNAWSLTGGHADGEEDLIGVAMSEIIEETGVKDILPITDKIISLDILPVFGHIRKGKYITSHLHISVTYLFQVDENEPVIVKQDENSDVKWIPFNEIDIYSSESHMKKVYNKIISKIENLVISV, via the coding sequence GTGAGTTGGGTTAATTTAATAAAAGAATTTGTTCCTTTTAATGAACAAGAGAGAAAAGACAAGGAAGCAACATTGAGGTACATAAATATGTTTGATGATATTCTAGAAAGAGATAATGAAATGATTCATATAACAAGTTCTGGGTTTGTTATAAATAAAAATAGGGATAAAGTATTGATGGTAAATCATAATATATTTAATGCTTGGTCTTTAACAGGAGGACATGCAGATGGCGAGGAAGATTTAATAGGTGTTGCTATGTCAGAGATTATAGAAGAAACTGGAGTAAAAGACATTCTTCCTATCACTGATAAGATTATTTCATTAGATATTTTACCTGTATTCGGACACATTAGAAAAGGAAAGTATATTACATCACATTTACATATATCGGTTACATATTTATTTCAGGTTGATGAGAATGAACCAGTTATTGTTAAACAAGATGAGAATAGTGATGTCAAGTGGATACCATTCAATGAAATAGATATTTATTCAAGTGAATCTCATATGAAGAAAGTCTATAACAAAATAATATCTAAAATTGAAAACTTAGTTATATCAGTATGA
- a CDS encoding GNAT family N-acetyltransferase has translation MIETERLLLKKISEEDIDLIFEINNDPGCIEFNGWDSMSLEKCKDVIDNWIDKYKNSELIGVFCVKYKDTNDKIGMAYIIDYKEPNQFEIGFRLRSACWNRGYAKEITQGFTRYAENKLKANEVVAEVFRGNLRSRNVFEKLGFEESVHPDGEDGLIYRHAINKGKRLG, from the coding sequence ATGATTGAGACTGAAAGACTATTATTAAAGAAGATATCTGAAGAAGACATAGATTTGATTTTCGAAATTAATAATGATCCCGGGTGTATAGAGTTTAATGGATGGGATTCAATGTCTTTGGAGAAATGCAAGGACGTAATTGATAATTGGATAGATAAATATAAGAATTCAGAACTAATTGGAGTGTTTTGTGTTAAGTACAAAGATACTAACGATAAAATCGGAATGGCGTATATTATCGATTATAAAGAGCCAAATCAGTTTGAAATAGGATTTAGGCTTCGAAGTGCCTGCTGGAACAGGGGCTATGCCAAGGAGATAACACAAGGATTCACTAGATATGCTGAGAACAAATTGAAGGCAAATGAGGTAGTTGCAGAAGTATTTAGAGGAAATTTAAGGTCAAGGAATGTGTTTGAAAAGTTGGGATTTGAAGAATCTGTACATCCAGATGGTGAAGATGGCTTGATATATAGACATGCTATTAATAAAGGTAAAAGATTGGGGTAG
- the yqeK gene encoding bis(5'-nucleosyl)-tetraphosphatase (symmetrical) YqeK, with translation MNIILYLRIGERVIENRIEKGACMHPTLMELKEQLEITGNIVEDGINLLYKYEKHIVAEHSKNVAVEAERLADLLGENCTSARIAGALHDISAIIPDHKKIEIAESLDIDILDEEREFPSIIHQKISREIANILFGITNEEILSAICCHTTLKSNPTRLEMILFIADKLKWDQKGIPPYLDNVKNGLEKSLEHGVFIFIKYLYENKSNLKVLHPWLIEAYNFFSELIGA, from the coding sequence TTGAATATTATACTATATTTAAGGATAGGAGAGAGAGTTATAGAAAATAGAATAGAAAAGGGAGCTTGTATGCATCCAACTTTAATGGAATTGAAGGAGCAGTTAGAGATTACAGGAAATATAGTTGAAGATGGCATTAATCTACTTTATAAGTATGAAAAACATATTGTTGCTGAGCATTCAAAGAATGTAGCAGTTGAGGCAGAACGACTTGCAGATTTACTTGGAGAAAACTGTACCAGTGCAAGAATAGCAGGTGCCTTACATGATATTAGTGCTATTATCCCAGACCATAAGAAGATAGAGATTGCAGAGTCTTTAGATATAGATATTTTAGATGAGGAGAGGGAATTTCCCTCCATCATTCATCAAAAAATATCTAGAGAAATTGCCAATATATTATTTGGAATAACAAATGAAGAAATTCTAAGCGCTATTTGTTGTCATACAACACTAAAGAGTAATCCAACTAGACTAGAAATGATTTTGTTTATTGCAGATAAATTAAAATGGGATCAGAAGGGAATACCACCTTATTTAGATAATGTAAAAAATGGTTTAGAAAAATCATTGGAACATGGAGTATTTATTTTTATAAAATATTTATATGAAAATAAATCTAATCTAAAAGTATTACATCCTTGGCTTATTGAAGCATATAACTTTTTTAGTGAATTAATAGGTGCATAG
- a CDS encoding putative manganese-dependent inorganic diphosphatase — protein sequence MKETVYITGHKNPDSDSICAALAYAEYKNANGDINAIPVRLGEINRETKFILEYFGVSAPTLLETVRLSVEDLNFDKIAPISPDISLRMALELMKKNNLNSLPVIDENEQLTGIVTISDIIGAYIDVWDNGILGKSGTSIDNIIDTLSAKTVIISHNMKSITGKLLVLAMEPKSIGGYIEENDIVICGDRKDAQELAINKGISLMIVTGNVEVEEEIISLAEENGIIIISTPHDTFTTSRLIAQSVPISHVMTRDNLIVFNLDDLVDNVRETMSQTRFRSYPVIDDDNNNKVVGLISRYHLISSMKKKVILVDHNERSQSVDGLEECEILEIIDHHRVADVFTGNPIYFRNEPVGSTSTIIASILFENGRRPSKKMAGILSAAIISDTLLFKSPTSTNVDRMILERLARIADLDVEEFAMEMFKAGTSLVGRTPQELLKQDFKTFTIEEDNIGIAQVYTMDPESLKDMKTDLISLMEERAKERGYSIFILMLTDIFKEASEMVVVGKNKELVAKAFGKTLVNNSFYAPGVLSRKKQVVPPITTTLTNIKEL from the coding sequence ATGAAGGAAACAGTATACATAACAGGACATAAAAATCCTGATTCAGATTCTATATGTGCAGCCTTAGCATATGCAGAGTATAAAAATGCCAACGGAGATATTAATGCTATTCCTGTAAGACTTGGAGAAATCAATAGAGAAACTAAATTTATATTAGAATACTTTGGAGTTTCAGCACCTACTCTTTTGGAAACAGTAAGACTTAGTGTTGAAGATTTAAATTTTGATAAAATAGCTCCTATTAGTCCAGATATATCGCTTCGTATGGCTTTAGAGTTAATGAAGAAGAACAATTTAAATAGTCTTCCAGTTATAGATGAAAACGAGCAATTAACAGGAATAGTAACTATATCAGATATAATAGGGGCATATATAGATGTTTGGGATAATGGAATATTGGGAAAATCAGGAACTAGTATAGATAATATTATAGATACTCTGTCTGCTAAGACAGTTATAATTTCACATAATATGAAGTCCATTACAGGGAAGCTTTTAGTTTTAGCTATGGAGCCTAAATCTATAGGAGGATATATAGAAGAAAATGATATAGTCATATGTGGAGATAGAAAAGATGCCCAAGAATTAGCCATCAATAAGGGTATTTCATTAATGATTGTAACTGGAAATGTAGAAGTAGAAGAAGAAATAATAAGTTTAGCTGAGGAAAATGGAATAATTATAATATCAACACCCCATGATACTTTTACCACATCTAGGCTAATAGCTCAATCAGTTCCCATTAGTCATGTAATGACTAGGGATAATTTAATAGTGTTTAATCTTGATGATCTAGTAGACAATGTAAGAGAAACAATGTCACAAACTAGATTTAGATCATATCCTGTCATAGATGATGATAATAACAATAAAGTAGTAGGGTTAATATCTAGGTATCACCTAATATCCAGTATGAAGAAAAAGGTAATCTTAGTAGACCATAATGAAAGAAGTCAGTCTGTAGATGGTTTAGAGGAATGTGAGATATTGGAAATTATAGATCACCATAGGGTGGCAGATGTGTTTACAGGTAATCCAATATACTTTAGAAATGAACCTGTTGGAAGCACATCCACTATAATTGCATCAATATTATTTGAAAATGGCAGAAGACCTTCAAAGAAAATGGCAGGAATACTTTCTGCTGCCATAATTTCTGATACTTTGTTATTTAAATCTCCTACATCTACTAATGTAGATAGAATGATACTAGAAAGACTGGCAAGAATTGCAGATTTAGATGTGGAGGAATTTGCCATGGAGATGTTTAAGGCAGGAACTTCTTTAGTGGGGAGAACACCACAGGAATTACTAAAACAAGATTTCAAAACCTTTACCATAGAGGAAGATAATATTGGTATAGCACAAGTATATACAATGGATCCAGAAAGCTTAAAGGATATGAAAACTGACTTAATATCCCTAATGGAAGAAAGAGCAAAGGAAAGAGGATACTCTATATTTATACTGATGTTAACAGATATATTTAAGGAAGCTTCAGAAATGGTAGTAGTAGGAAAAAATAAGGAATTAGTGGCTAAAGCCTTTGGAAAAACTCTTGTAAATAACTCTTTTTATGCACCAGGAGTTCTTTCAAGAAAAAAACAAGTAGTGCCACCGATTACAACTACATTAACAAATATTAAAGAATTGTAG
- a CDS encoding endospore germination permease, whose amino-acid sequence MENIKARNKVAYNQILLLMVLYRIMVGLTYMPAVNTVPANQDVWISTLLSIGYTIIFNLPLIYLSNKFNKLNLLEFANKIMGRFIGGIIGVFYFLTFLFSSTIIVSTLVEILDASLFPATPTWFTASIIILTCAYISSRGLRNIARLGEIIIPIVIIIIFLIVGLGYKNYNINELLPVFMDSTFGEINLGAIETSLKFYDILILVMVTPNLENKKDLNRIFVKSIIYSILIFILFLIPTQLTLGIEFAKHVNFPFLTFTRILQIGEIQGFDLLYITSWIMGNTLKIAGYFYFTTVALGELINRKNQIFIIPISIIIFISVIFIKDRRSILAVPNPFNTIFSIVSIIASIVIPLIMLIVYFFRRKRLK is encoded by the coding sequence ATGGAAAATATAAAGGCAAGAAATAAAGTAGCTTATAATCAGATACTACTCTTAATGGTATTATATAGAATAATGGTAGGACTAACTTACATGCCAGCAGTGAATACTGTTCCGGCTAATCAAGATGTTTGGATATCAACTTTGTTATCAATTGGCTACACCATAATATTTAATTTACCTCTAATTTATCTAAGCAATAAGTTTAATAAATTAAATTTATTGGAGTTCGCAAATAAGATTATGGGAAGATTTATTGGAGGGATAATAGGAGTATTTTATTTTCTTACATTTTTATTTTCCAGTACTATAATTGTTAGTACATTAGTTGAAATATTAGATGCTTCCTTATTTCCAGCGACTCCTACCTGGTTTACTGCTTCAATTATAATATTAACTTGTGCATATATTTCCTCCAGAGGTTTAAGAAATATAGCTAGACTTGGTGAAATAATAATTCCTATTGTAATAATAATTATTTTTTTGATTGTAGGATTAGGATATAAAAACTATAATATTAATGAGTTACTACCAGTTTTTATGGATTCTACATTTGGAGAAATAAATTTAGGTGCTATAGAAACTTCTTTAAAGTTTTATGACATATTAATATTGGTTATGGTAACACCTAATTTGGAAAACAAAAAGGATTTAAACAGGATATTCGTAAAGTCTATAATATACTCGATCTTAATATTTATATTGTTTCTAATACCTACTCAACTAACTTTAGGTATAGAGTTTGCAAAACACGTAAACTTTCCATTTCTAACATTTACTAGAATACTTCAAATAGGAGAAATTCAAGGGTTTGACTTATTATATATAACATCCTGGATAATGGGAAATACCCTAAAAATTGCAGGTTATTTTTATTTTACTACTGTAGCTTTAGGAGAGTTGATAAATAGGAAAAATCAGATATTTATTATTCCAATATCTATTATAATATTTATTTCAGTAATTTTTATAAAGGATAGACGATCTATATTAGCAGTACCAAATCCTTTTAATACAATTTTTTCTATAGTATCTATTATAGCTAGTATAGTTATTCCATTAATCATGCTAATAGTGTATTTTTTCAGAAGAAAAAGATTAAAGTAG
- a CDS encoding Ger(x)C family spore germination protein → MKKIIFLNILVILVLFLTGCWDSKELNKLGISLIMGVDMENDKVLLTVGFIKPISAQESNMEQDVSVKYVQGVGNNMLEAFRDITLKFDRRVFASHNKIVIFGEEFAKQGLIDHIDELFRDREQRETSYILVAKGSKAYDVMGINPGLEQMPANYILNLVRNTNSNPKAMDTNFIDYIKHHYHKGHHPVVGIIQKRKREIVDKSASASKASEYELSILGSAIFDKDSLVGYLNGNDTKALNFFMDNVKMGIVTFPTPIPLKNEGKSNSLSSVYIINNKTKNDVEILDGKIILKTKIKLRSSLGEVVGDIDISKEENIKKMEEACSKAIEEALKEALRKGQEVHKLDIFGFGLVFHRKYPKLWKEIENNWDEIFSEAEFQIEVDTNIIRTGLINTPINRVKVK, encoded by the coding sequence ATGAAGAAGATTATTTTTCTAAATATATTGGTTATATTGGTATTATTTCTTACAGGATGCTGGGATTCTAAAGAATTAAATAAACTTGGTATCTCGTTAATCATGGGTGTTGATATGGAAAATGACAAAGTATTATTGACAGTAGGATTTATAAAACCCATTTCGGCACAGGAATCTAATATGGAGCAAGATGTTTCTGTAAAATATGTGCAGGGCGTTGGAAATAATATGCTTGAAGCTTTTAGAGATATAACATTGAAGTTTGACCGTCGTGTATTTGCTTCCCATAATAAGATTGTCATCTTTGGAGAGGAGTTTGCGAAGCAAGGATTAATTGATCATATAGATGAATTATTTAGAGATAGGGAGCAAAGAGAAACATCGTATATTTTAGTTGCGAAAGGGTCTAAGGCCTATGATGTAATGGGTATTAATCCGGGATTAGAACAAATGCCCGCAAACTATATACTAAATCTTGTTAGAAATACAAATAGTAACCCAAAAGCAATGGATACTAATTTTATAGATTATATAAAACACCATTATCATAAAGGACATCATCCAGTAGTGGGAATAATACAAAAAAGAAAAAGAGAAATAGTTGATAAATCTGCAAGTGCAAGTAAGGCTTCAGAATATGAATTATCAATCTTAGGGTCTGCCATATTTGATAAAGATAGCTTGGTAGGATATTTAAACGGAAATGATACTAAGGCTCTAAACTTTTTTATGGATAATGTAAAAATGGGGATTGTAACATTTCCTACACCAATACCTTTAAAAAATGAGGGCAAGTCTAATAGTTTAAGTTCTGTATATATAATTAACAATAAAACTAAAAATGATGTAGAAATATTAGATGGAAAAATAATACTTAAGACAAAAATCAAGTTAAGATCTTCCCTTGGGGAAGTAGTAGGTGATATAGATATATCCAAGGAAGAAAATATTAAAAAAATGGAAGAAGCCTGTTCTAAGGCTATAGAAGAAGCGCTCAAAGAGGCATTAAGAAAAGGGCAAGAGGTTCATAAATTAGATATCTTCGGTTTTGGTCTAGTATTTCATAGGAAGTATCCGAAACTATGGAAGGAAATAGAGAATAATTGGGATGAAATATTTTCAGAAGCAGAGTTTCAGATAGAAGTCGACACTAATATAATAAGGACAGGATTAATAAACACACCAATTAATAGAGTAAAGGTGAAATAA
- a CDS encoding spore germination protein, with amino-acid sequence MISKSIRENRENIINAFHSTGDLVAYEFETNSNIKMMAVYFEGFIDRDIFDRDILKPLILRLEKPENFKRTIFISQIEKTNSMENIIDRLPNGMIALFMEGINIGYTVEISKWAKRNIEEPGSESVVRGPKEGFIEDISVNKVLVRRILRNNNLVFEDYILGKQTRTSVSLAYIKGIVNEDVLDEVRKRLEKINIDAILESGYIEELIEDSPRSMFSTIGNVEKPDIIAAKILEGRVAILTDGTPHVLTIPKLFVEGLMASEDYYLRPYYASFLRLLRYFAMMVTVYLPGVFVALQLYHQEMIPTPLLISAAGAREGAPFPIMIEVFLLTLALELTKESGLRLPKNIGNTVSIVGALILGQAAVQAGIVSGLTVIVVSASAISEFIIPELVQGIVVLRFIIILLGGVSGLYGVTCGFMIITAYMVSLDSFGIPYCWPIAPRNMEGLTKDTFTRAPIWKFIFRPAGIEKNNLKRQNINRER; translated from the coding sequence ATGATTTCGAAAAGTATAAGAGAGAATAGAGAAAATATAATAAATGCTTTCCATAGTACTGGAGATTTGGTAGCCTATGAATTTGAAACTAACTCTAATATAAAGATGATGGCAGTATATTTCGAAGGCTTCATAGATAGAGATATTTTTGATAGAGATATATTAAAACCTTTAATACTTAGATTAGAAAAGCCTGAAAATTTTAAAAGAACTATTTTTATTTCTCAAATTGAAAAAACAAATTCAATGGAAAATATAATAGATCGGCTTCCAAACGGAATGATAGCCTTATTTATGGAAGGTATAAATATTGGCTATACAGTTGAAATAAGTAAATGGGCAAAGCGAAATATAGAAGAACCAGGTTCAGAATCAGTTGTCAGAGGACCAAAGGAAGGATTCATAGAGGATATATCAGTAAATAAAGTGCTTGTAAGGAGGATTTTGAGAAATAACAACCTAGTATTCGAGGATTATATTCTAGGAAAACAGACTAGAACTTCTGTTAGTCTAGCTTATATTAAGGGAATTGTAAATGAGGATGTCTTAGATGAAGTCAGAAAAAGACTAGAGAAAATAAATATAGATGCTATATTGGAAAGTGGATATATAGAAGAACTTATAGAAGATAGCCCAAGATCCATGTTTTCAACAATTGGAAATGTGGAAAAACCTGATATAATAGCGGCTAAGATTTTGGAAGGTAGAGTTGCCATACTTACTGATGGGACACCTCATGTTTTGACCATTCCTAAACTTTTTGTAGAAGGATTAATGGCAAGTGAGGATTATTATTTAAGGCCTTATTATGCTTCTTTTTTAAGGCTATTAAGATACTTTGCCATGATGGTAACTGTATATTTACCTGGAGTATTTGTAGCTTTACAACTTTATCATCAGGAAATGATTCCTACTCCATTGTTAATAAGTGCAGCGGGAGCAAGGGAAGGGGCGCCTTTCCCCATAATGATAGAGGTATTCCTACTAACTTTGGCACTAGAATTAACAAAGGAATCGGGACTTAGACTTCCTAAAAATATTGGTAATACAGTAAGTATAGTTGGAGCATTGATATTAGGTCAAGCAGCCGTTCAGGCAGGAATAGTAAGCGGACTTACAGTAATTGTAGTTTCAGCGTCAGCTATATCAGAATTCATTATTCCAGAATTAGTACAAGGAATCGTTGTACTAAGATTTATTATTATACTATTAGGTGGAGTCTCAGGCCTTTATGGGGTTACTTGTGGATTTATGATTATAACCGCCTATATGGTATCCCTAGATTCCTTTGGTATACCTTACTGTTGGCCTATAGCTCCTAGGAATATGGAAGGTCTTACAAAGGACACATTTACAAGAGCACCTATATGGAAATTTATATTTAGACCAGCGGGAATAGAAAAGAATAATCTTAAAAGGCAAAATATAAATAGGGAGAGATAA